From a region of the Corallococcus coralloides DSM 2259 genome:
- the purN gene encoding phosphoribosylglycinamide formyltransferase, with the protein MSARRARLGVLVSGGGSNLQALLDAAGQADYPAEVACVLSNVPTAFALERARKAGVRAEVVDHKGFGSKADFEAAVLGVLADAGVEWVCLAGFMRLVSADFLKRFPGRVLNIHPSLLPAFPGLHAQKQALERGVKVAGCTVHYVDAGTDTGPIIAQAAVPVLPEDDEASLSARILAEEHRLYPLAVRLAVTGAVTLDGGRTKVDARVTGDGMALRSPGAPK; encoded by the coding sequence ATGAGCGCGCGGCGGGCGCGGCTGGGGGTGCTCGTCAGCGGCGGCGGGAGCAACCTGCAGGCGTTGCTCGACGCGGCCGGGCAGGCGGACTACCCGGCCGAGGTCGCGTGCGTGCTGTCCAACGTGCCCACGGCGTTTGCGCTGGAGCGCGCCCGGAAGGCGGGCGTGCGCGCGGAGGTGGTGGACCACAAGGGCTTCGGGTCGAAGGCGGACTTCGAGGCGGCGGTGCTCGGCGTGCTGGCGGACGCGGGCGTGGAATGGGTGTGCCTGGCGGGCTTCATGCGGCTGGTGAGCGCGGACTTCCTGAAGCGCTTCCCGGGGCGCGTGCTCAACATCCACCCTTCCCTGCTGCCAGCGTTCCCGGGCCTGCATGCGCAAAAACAGGCGCTGGAGCGAGGCGTGAAGGTGGCCGGGTGCACGGTGCACTACGTGGACGCGGGCACGGACACGGGCCCCATCATCGCGCAGGCGGCGGTGCCCGTGCTCCCGGAGGACGACGAGGCGAGCCTGAGCGCGCGCATCCTCGCGGAGGAGCACCGGCTGTATCCGCTGGCCGTGCGGCTGGCGGTGACGGGCGCGGTGACGCTGGACGGGGGGCGCACGAAGGTGGACGCGCGCGTGACGGGTGACGGCATGGCGCTCCGCAGTCCGGGTGCCCCGAAGTGA
- a CDS encoding DUF523 domain-containing protein, whose amino-acid sequence MVSACLLGEACRYDGRSQRSERVLAALEGKAVIPICPEAAAGLGIPRPPVDLAGGTGVDVWAGRARALTRETREDRTAAFQDGAQQALEAARRFDVTVALLKEKSPSCGSQRVYETGVLRPGEGITTALLRADGRTVVSDEDL is encoded by the coding sequence ATGGTCAGCGCGTGCCTGCTGGGCGAGGCGTGCCGCTACGACGGGCGCTCGCAGCGTTCGGAGCGGGTGCTCGCGGCGCTGGAGGGCAAGGCCGTCATTCCCATCTGCCCGGAGGCCGCCGCGGGCCTGGGCATTCCGCGACCTCCGGTGGACCTCGCGGGTGGCACGGGCGTGGACGTCTGGGCCGGCCGTGCGCGGGCCCTCACGCGGGAGACGCGCGAGGACCGCACCGCCGCGTTCCAGGACGGCGCCCAGCAGGCCCTGGAGGCCGCCCGGCGGTTCGACGTCACGGTGGCGCTCTTGAAGGAGAAGAGCCCCTCGTGCGGGAGCCAGCGCGTCTACGAGACGGGCGTGCTGCGCCCGGGTGAAGGCATCACCACCGCGCTGCTTCGCGCGGATGGACGCACCGTCGTAAGCGACGAGGACCTGTAG
- a CDS encoding enoyl-CoA hydratase/isomerase family protein — MSEDVLLETRGALGLVTLNRPKALNALSLEMCHVMHPRLDAWAADPSVKAVVIRGAGGRAFCAGGDVRAVASSVARSDASLSREFFRAEYALNHRIHHFPKPFIALVDGICMGGGLGLSVHGAFRVVTEKLVLAMPETAIGIFPDVGGGWFLPRFPGEAGTYLGLTGARCDAADALWLGYATHRVESSRLEDVVGALAAADWSGPGREVAARVLQGFPQDAGASGLAARADVIDRCFQGNRVEDILAALEREGTAWAEETRATLLRMSPTSLRVTLRQLRIGRGQDYDTTARMEYRLSQALTQRPDFQEGIRAVLVDKDQKPRWSPATLAEVSDAEVEACFAARPGDELELPALG; from the coding sequence ATGAGCGAGGACGTGCTGCTGGAGACTCGGGGAGCCTTGGGCCTGGTCACCCTCAACCGACCGAAGGCGCTCAACGCGCTCTCTCTGGAGATGTGCCACGTGATGCATCCCCGGCTGGACGCCTGGGCGGCGGATCCGTCCGTGAAGGCGGTGGTGATCCGCGGCGCTGGCGGCCGGGCCTTCTGTGCGGGAGGAGACGTCCGCGCGGTAGCCAGTTCGGTCGCACGGTCGGATGCATCGCTGTCGCGCGAGTTCTTCCGTGCGGAGTACGCGCTCAACCATCGGATCCACCACTTCCCGAAGCCGTTCATCGCGCTGGTGGACGGCATCTGCATGGGCGGTGGGTTGGGGCTGTCCGTGCATGGGGCTTTCCGGGTCGTGACGGAGAAGCTGGTGCTCGCGATGCCGGAGACGGCCATCGGCATCTTCCCGGACGTGGGTGGTGGCTGGTTCCTCCCGCGCTTCCCAGGCGAGGCGGGGACGTACCTGGGGCTCACCGGCGCGCGGTGTGACGCGGCGGATGCGCTGTGGCTTGGGTACGCGACGCATCGGGTGGAGTCCTCGCGGCTGGAGGACGTGGTGGGGGCGCTGGCGGCCGCGGACTGGAGCGGGCCGGGGCGCGAGGTCGCGGCGCGCGTGCTGCAAGGCTTCCCTCAGGACGCCGGTGCATCGGGGCTCGCCGCGCGTGCGGACGTCATCGACCGGTGCTTCCAGGGGAATCGCGTGGAGGACATCCTCGCGGCGCTGGAGCGCGAGGGGACGGCGTGGGCGGAGGAGACCCGCGCGACGCTGCTGCGCATGTCGCCCACGAGCCTGCGGGTGACGCTGCGGCAGTTGCGAATCGGGCGCGGCCAGGATTACGACACGACCGCGCGCATGGAGTACCGGTTGAGCCAGGCGCTGACGCAGCGGCCGGACTTCCAGGAGGGGATCCGCGCGGTGCTGGTGGACAAGGATCAGAAGCCGCGCTGGAGCCCGGCCACGCTCGCGGAGGTGTCGGACGCGGAGGTGGAGGCGTGCTTCGCGGCTCGGCCGGGTGACGAGCTGGAGCTGCCCGCGCTGGGCTGA
- a CDS encoding HAD family hydrolase: protein MTSAAAPLLAAVFDMDGTLVDNMDFHNRAWVTLARKLGLDGLTAERFQNEFAGKKNEEILPQLLGRTLSVAELDALAEEKESHYRAIYRPYLALHRGAEGFLHRLREANLPLAVATAAPHGNRELVLDGLSVRPLFAHVVGAEQVTRGKPAPDIFLAAAKALQVPPESCLAFEDAINGVLSARAAGMVTVGITTTTTAEALKNAGAHYTAPDFDTLPPELLARLFASRA from the coding sequence ATGACTTCCGCTGCCGCCCCCCTGCTCGCCGCCGTCTTCGACATGGATGGCACGCTCGTCGACAACATGGACTTCCACAACCGCGCCTGGGTGACGCTCGCCCGGAAACTCGGACTGGATGGCCTGACCGCGGAACGCTTCCAGAACGAGTTCGCGGGCAAGAAGAACGAGGAGATCCTCCCGCAGCTCCTGGGCCGTACCCTCTCCGTCGCGGAGCTGGACGCGCTCGCCGAGGAGAAGGAGTCCCACTACCGCGCCATCTACCGGCCCTACCTGGCGCTGCACCGGGGCGCGGAAGGCTTCCTCCACCGCCTGCGCGAAGCGAACCTGCCCCTGGCCGTGGCCACCGCCGCGCCGCACGGCAACCGCGAGCTGGTGCTGGATGGGCTCTCCGTGCGTCCGCTCTTCGCCCATGTGGTCGGCGCCGAACAGGTGACGCGCGGCAAGCCCGCACCGGACATCTTCCTCGCGGCGGCGAAGGCCCTCCAGGTGCCCCCCGAGTCGTGCCTCGCCTTCGAGGACGCCATCAACGGCGTGCTGTCCGCGCGCGCCGCCGGCATGGTCACCGTGGGCATCACCACCACCACGACCGCGGAGGCGCTGAAGAACGCGGGAGCCCACTACACGGCCCCGGACTTCGACACGCTGCCCCCGGAGCTGCTCGCGCGCCTCTTCGCGTCCAGGGCCTGA